The following proteins are encoded in a genomic region of Mobula hypostoma chromosome 25, sMobHyp1.1, whole genome shotgun sequence:
- the LOC134337910 gene encoding telomere zinc finger-associated protein-like codes for MQDHFSEHSKKILHALNKQREDGKFCDVTLDLGGYCLNAHRSILACCSKFFHNVYGAGTSAEINLPESCSGVLGLLFDFIYTGELHLTKTNVSKVLNAAEELSIPDAIQACRHYQQKYIDDERSDETLCSQQTDECEPVKAAVDTTTQMREIEVLEEQNASNEFGQFGKRSTRSNKKQTLKLLTEKQNDKIRPLAIQKRSKASLTSHRSPNSKQLKEAKEGDLGDSSEENCHESISGNSDPSLDMDIIKMEDGEEDTNNKGELDHDYIPSRHNCRKRRKTDVLDSTTLVLGTSKRKASDPANRKNEPIECPTCHKKFLSKYYLKVHNRKHTGEKPFKCIKCGKCYFRKENLLKHEARNCMTRTGVIYTCPECNQTFKGRIELRNHLVSHTGEMPFKCSSCPQQFMHKKDMQSHMIKSHGAPKPFPCPACSKCFLSRNDLHQHELSKHQGEKLFVCEECGHRASTRHGLQMHIKSKHRNERPYICEFCDRGFTQKGNLNVHLRTHTGEKPFQCHLCGKTFRIQASLDKHNRTHTGERPFGCEICSRRFTERGPLHRHMASKHQEGRPHDCSICGKTFKAIDQLRVHVGRHKGVRKFECSECGYKFTRQAHLRRHMDIHGRVENYSPRQRRLRNLIIPNEREGDVETNVTPQVTGLLEVPPPSAAKETTSENTETRDLSVQRFLENVMPTVSGTDTCVEEITIVEI; via the exons ATGCAAGACCATTTTTCTGAACACAGCAAGAAAATTCTTCATGCTCTGAACAAGCAGCGTGAAGATGGTAAATTTTGTGATGTGACTCTAGACCTGGGAGGTTACTGTTTAAATGCACATCGCAGTATCCTGGCATGTTGTAGTAAGTTCTTTCACAATGTCTATGGAGCTGGCACATCTGCTGAAATCAACCTTCCTGAGAGTTGCTCTGGTGTTTTGGGCCTTCTGTTTGACTTTATATACACAGGTGAGCTTCACTTGACAAAAACAAATGTCTCCAAGGTGCTAAACGCAGCAGAAGAACTTTCAATCCCCGACGCTATTCAAGCTTGTCGGCATTATCAGCAGAAATACATCGATGATGAGAGGAGTGATGAAACTCTATGCAGCCAGCAAACAGATGAATGTGAACCTGTAAAGGCAGCAGTGGACACTACAACACAAATGAGAGAAATTgaagttctggaggaacaaaaCGCAAGTAATGAATTCGGACAATTTGGCAAAAGGAGCACCAGAAGCAACAAGAAACAAACACTTAAGCTGCTGACTGAGAAACAGAATGACAAAATACGACCCCTTGCTATTCAGAAAAGATCTAAAGCTTCCTTGACCTCCCACAGAAGCCCAAATTCTAAACAGCTGAAGGAAGCCAAAGAAGGCGACTTGGGAGACAGCAGTGAGGAGAACTGTCATGAGAGCATCAGTGGCAATAGTGACCCCAGCTTGGACATGGACATCATTAAAATGGAGGATGGTGAGGAAGATACAAACAACAAGGGAGAGCTGGACCATGATTACATTCCATCTAGGCACAATTGTAGAAAACGCAGAAAAACTGATGTACTAGATAGCACCACGTTAGTGCTGGGCACATCTAAGCGCAAAGCCTCAGACCcagcaaatagaaagaatgagCCCATTGAGTGTCCAACTTGTCATAAGAAGTTCCTCAGCAAATATTACCTCAAGGTCCACAACAG AAaacacacaggagagaaacccttTAAGTGCATCAAGTGTGGAAAATGCTATTTCAGGAAAGAAAACCTACTTAAACACGAGGCTAGGAACTGCATGACCAGGACGGGTGTG ATTTATACTTGTCCTGAATGTAACCAAACGTTTAAAGGAAGAATTGAGCTAAGGAACCACTTGGTATCTCACACAGGTGAGATGCCCTTCAAG TGTTCCTCATGTCCTCAGCAGTTCATGCATAAGAAAGATATGCAGAGTCACATGATCAAATCCCATGGAGCACCAAAACCATTCCCG TGTCCCGCTTGTTCCAAGTGTTTCCTCTCCCGCAACGatttgcatcagcatgaattgtCCAAACATCAGGGAGAGAAGCTGTTTGTGTGCGAGGAGTGCGGTCACAGAGCTTCTACACGCCATGGCTTGCAGATGCATATAAAATCCAAGCACAG GAATGAGAGGCCATATATCTGTGAATTCTGTGACCGTGGATTCACCCAGAAGGGCAATTTGAATGTCCATTTGCGGACACACACGGGAGAGAAACCATTCCAATGTCACTTGTGTGGAAAAACTTTCCGGATCCAGG CGAGCCTGGACAAACACAACAGGACTCACACAGGTGAAAGGCCATTTGGTTGTGAGATCTGCAGTCGAAGGTTTACGGAGAGGGGACCTCTCCATCGTCACATGGCCAGCAAGCACCAGGAAGGTCGGCCACATGattgcagcatctgtgggaagactTTTAAAG CCATCGATCAGTTGCGCGTTCATGTTGGAAGACACAAAGGGGTGAGGAAATTCGAGTGCAGTGAATGTGGATATAAATTCACCCGACAG GCTCACTTGAGGAGACACATGGACATACACGGGAGAGTGGAAAACTACAGTCCCCGCCAGCGGAGGCTTCGCAATCTCATCATTCCcaatgagagggagggagatgtcgAGACAAATGTGACTCCACAGGTGACTGGCCTGCTTGAGGTTCCTCCTCCCTCAGCTGCAAAAGAGACAACCAGTGAGAACACAGAAACCAGAGACCTCTCTGTTCAGCGATTCTTGGAAAACGTGATGCCAACAGTCAGTGGAACAGACACTTGTGTAGAAGAGATTACCATAGTTGAGATATAA